One Chlorobaculum limnaeum genomic window carries:
- a CDS encoding UbiA family prenyltransferase encodes MLRYFFRNKLHLSLLSALAAASWSVYFEIPLNAWAILTVFLLTFSIYQYNRLTDDIEDAINDPDSLELASKSDMFITYVIFYLISILSLVIASRFGASAFLATTFIIVIGYLYNHKSFPASLAKRLKGARRLKDIYIVKNLTPPLDWATALIFLPLFFEGRPLSLKAWICWGYVFICAFFIEVMWDMRDSQGDLVSGIKTIGNTLTFPQTKRLLIAISLISGAILFGFTFTKILPASSYFLLLNNIAVMLIATLYSEHKEPFMRKISDLTIVLATVLFLSFGLIAFYAR; translated from the coding sequence ATGCTGCGCTATTTTTTCAGAAACAAACTGCACCTTTCACTTCTTTCAGCGCTTGCCGCCGCGAGCTGGTCGGTCTATTTCGAAATTCCGCTCAATGCCTGGGCCATTCTGACCGTTTTTCTGCTGACATTTTCAATTTACCAGTACAACCGCCTTACCGATGATATCGAAGATGCCATCAACGACCCCGACAGTCTTGAACTCGCCTCCAAAAGTGATATGTTCATCACCTATGTGATTTTCTATCTGATCTCCATTCTTTCTCTGGTGATCGCCTCACGATTCGGCGCATCAGCCTTTCTGGCCACAACGTTCATCATCGTCATCGGTTATCTCTACAATCACAAGAGCTTTCCAGCCAGTCTCGCCAAACGTTTGAAGGGCGCGCGACGGCTGAAAGATATCTACATCGTAAAAAATCTCACCCCTCCGCTCGACTGGGCAACCGCGCTCATCTTTCTTCCCCTCTTCTTCGAAGGCCGTCCGCTATCGCTCAAAGCCTGGATCTGCTGGGGCTATGTTTTTATCTGCGCATTTTTTATCGAAGTGATGTGGGACATGCGCGATAGCCAAGGAGACCTCGTAAGCGGAATCAAAACGATCGGAAACACCTTGACCTTTCCGCAAACCAAACGACTGCTCATCGCCATAAGCCTCATCTCCGGAGCGATTCTCTTCGGGTTCACCTTTACAAAAATCCTGCCGGCATCAAGCTATTTTCTTTTGTTGAACAATATTGCCGTCATGCTCATCGCCACTTTGTACTCAGAGCACAAGGAACCATTCATGCGCAAAATCAGTGACCTGACCATCGTTCTGGCCACCGTTCTCTTTCTCTCTTTCGGATTGATCGCCTTCTATGCGAGATAA
- a CDS encoding phosphoenolpyruvate carboxylase encodes MITSTTSVVDFDKASLDFRYLLDCFVEVLENLGQHSLARHISGDSKSPVGDFVQAERAIQAWSIVFQLLNMAEENSAAQYRRRLESKEGVESLSGLWGEALRHLKNLGVAEAEIAAELPDIEVEPTLTAHPTEAKRRTVLEQHRELYLLLVKRENRMWTPAERDKIRADIKVVLERLWRTGEILFVKPEVSAERQNVLHYLHTIFPDILPILDSRLEKAWTVAGFDPATTADPRNLPRLSFGSWVGGDRDGHPLVTAETTQETLQEMRSHAIGLVRRQLEWLASMLSLSGRFQSPSGAMEERMETLRHKLGEEGMAAFERNLHEPWRQFVNLMIAALPDETATQLAGKTEPERYSYRRHAELLADLELLMTSLTAIDARNIALGDVAPVYRIVQTFGFHLGRLDIRQNSRFHDLALSQLMTAAGLDGKGFPEWSEEARLAFLDRELLSPRPFTHPDMHAGPEAEIVLACYRVLFEHYRQFGPDGIGSLIVSMTRNVSDLLVIYLFAREVGLMTPQGDGDACPIPVVPLFETIDDLERSHEILDRFLAHPVTRRSIALQQELQGRKKPVQQVMVGYSDSNKDGGIVASLWSLYRSEERLIEAGRKHGVDILFFHGRGGSISRGAGPTHRFIRAQPHGSLDAGLRVTEQGETIAQKYANRISAAYNLELFLAGVTEARLDHRKEGYRPHQLEKAMDTLARSSNKAYRQLIEADGLIDFFRQATPIDIIESSRIGSRPARRTGRQSLEDLRAIPWVFSWNQARFGISGWYGAGTALEELRATDPDTFEVMRKSDFSWAPFHYIINNIATSILSVDPWIMEQYAALVEDRCIRENLLGMIQAEYLRTMRLLDLLYGGPLREKHFNVFRFIENRQEGLGKLHRLQIDLLKRWRTANASGNEEEANALLPELLLTVNAISGGLRTTG; translated from the coding sequence ATGATCACCTCAACGACCAGCGTCGTCGATTTCGACAAAGCCTCGCTCGATTTTCGCTACCTGCTCGACTGCTTTGTCGAGGTGCTGGAAAATCTCGGGCAGCATTCACTCGCCCGGCACATCAGCGGCGACAGCAAATCACCTGTCGGGGATTTCGTCCAGGCGGAACGCGCCATTCAGGCATGGTCGATCGTCTTCCAGCTGCTCAACATGGCCGAGGAGAACTCCGCCGCCCAGTACCGCCGCCGCCTCGAATCGAAGGAGGGCGTCGAGTCGCTCAGCGGCCTCTGGGGAGAAGCGCTCCGCCACCTGAAAAACCTCGGCGTCGCCGAAGCGGAAATAGCGGCGGAACTTCCCGACATCGAGGTCGAGCCAACCCTGACGGCTCACCCGACCGAAGCCAAGCGCCGCACTGTGCTCGAACAACACCGCGAACTGTACCTCCTGCTCGTCAAGCGCGAGAACCGCATGTGGACGCCCGCCGAGCGAGATAAAATCCGCGCCGACATCAAGGTGGTGCTCGAACGACTCTGGCGCACCGGCGAAATCCTGTTCGTCAAGCCAGAGGTGAGCGCCGAACGGCAGAACGTGCTGCACTACCTGCACACCATCTTCCCCGACATCCTGCCGATACTCGACAGCCGCCTCGAAAAGGCGTGGACCGTGGCCGGATTCGACCCGGCGACCACCGCCGATCCGCGCAACCTGCCGCGCCTCAGCTTCGGGAGCTGGGTCGGCGGCGACCGCGACGGCCATCCGCTCGTAACCGCTGAAACCACGCAGGAAACCCTTCAGGAGATGCGCAGCCACGCCATCGGTCTGGTCCGCCGCCAGCTCGAATGGCTCGCCTCGATGCTCAGCCTCTCAGGCCGCTTCCAGTCTCCCTCCGGAGCGATGGAAGAGCGCATGGAAACGTTGCGCCACAAGCTCGGAGAGGAAGGGATGGCAGCCTTCGAGAGAAACCTGCACGAGCCGTGGCGGCAGTTCGTCAATCTCATGATCGCGGCTTTACCGGACGAAACCGCAACACAACTCGCCGGAAAAACAGAACCCGAAAGATATAGTTACCGCCGCCACGCCGAGCTGCTCGCCGACCTGGAGCTGCTGATGACCTCGCTCACGGCCATCGACGCGCGGAACATCGCGCTCGGCGACGTCGCGCCGGTCTACCGCATCGTGCAGACCTTCGGCTTTCACCTCGGACGGCTCGACATCCGCCAGAACAGCCGCTTCCACGACCTTGCCCTCTCGCAGCTCATGACGGCGGCGGGCCTCGACGGCAAAGGCTTTCCGGAATGGAGTGAAGAGGCTCGTCTCGCGTTCCTCGACCGGGAACTGCTCTCGCCACGCCCCTTCACCCACCCCGACATGCACGCCGGGCCGGAGGCTGAAATCGTGCTCGCCTGCTACCGGGTGCTCTTCGAGCACTACCGGCAGTTCGGCCCGGACGGCATTGGCTCGCTGATCGTCAGCATGACGCGCAACGTCTCGGATCTGCTCGTCATCTACCTCTTCGCCCGCGAGGTCGGCCTCATGACGCCACAGGGCGACGGCGACGCCTGCCCGATTCCGGTGGTGCCGCTCTTCGAGACCATCGACGACCTCGAACGCAGCCACGAAATTCTCGACCGCTTTCTCGCGCATCCGGTCACGCGCCGCAGCATTGCCTTGCAGCAGGAGCTGCAAGGGCGGAAGAAGCCCGTGCAACAGGTAATGGTCGGCTACAGCGACAGCAACAAGGATGGCGGCATCGTCGCGAGCCTCTGGAGTCTCTACCGTTCCGAGGAGCGCCTGATCGAGGCGGGCCGGAAACACGGCGTCGATATTCTCTTCTTCCACGGACGCGGCGGCAGCATCAGCCGCGGGGCGGGGCCGACCCATCGCTTCATCCGGGCGCAGCCGCACGGCTCGCTCGACGCCGGACTCCGCGTCACCGAACAGGGCGAGACCATCGCCCAGAAATACGCCAACCGCATCAGCGCGGCGTATAATCTCGAACTTTTCCTGGCCGGAGTCACTGAAGCGCGGCTCGACCACCGCAAGGAGGGCTATCGCCCCCACCAGCTCGAAAAGGCGATGGACACGCTCGCACGCAGCAGCAACAAAGCCTACCGGCAGCTCATCGAAGCCGACGGGCTGATCGACTTCTTCCGCCAGGCCACGCCGATCGACATCATCGAATCGAGCCGCATCGGCTCGCGCCCCGCACGCCGCACCGGGCGGCAGAGCCTCGAAGACCTCCGCGCCATCCCGTGGGTCTTCAGTTGGAACCAGGCGCGATTCGGCATCTCCGGATGGTACGGCGCGGGCACGGCGCTCGAAGAGCTTCGCGCCACTGATCCCGATACTTTCGAGGTGATGCGCAAAAGCGACTTCTCCTGGGCGCCATTTCATTATATAATAAACAACATCGCCACCAGTATCCTGTCTGTCGATCCATGGATCATGGAGCAATACGCCGCGCTGGTGGAGGATCGATGCATCCGCGAAAACCTTCTCGGCATGATCCAGGCCGAATACCTCCGCACGATGCGCCTGCTCGACCTGCTCTACGGCGGCCCGCTCCGCGAGAAGCACTTCAACGTTTTCCGTTTCATCGAAAACCGCCAGGAGGGCCTCGGCAAACTGCACCGCTTGCAGATCGACCTCCTCAAACGCTGGCGAACCGCCAACGCCTCCGGCAACGAAGAAGAGGCCAATGCCCTGCTGCCCGAGCTGCTGCTCACGGTCAACGCCATTTCGGGAGGATTGCGGACAACAGGGTAA